The following are encoded in a window of Myxocyprinus asiaticus isolate MX2 ecotype Aquarium Trade chromosome 17, UBuf_Myxa_2, whole genome shotgun sequence genomic DNA:
- the LOC127455439 gene encoding glycoprotein endo-alpha-1,2-mannosidase-like, which produces MARFRRKFCYALIVLALVVFIITIILKSLSPEDNSFGSQFALRLIPPPREMEKDTKVAVSTMAAQMITKKIPAEKAGSLEDKMQDLPEPIYNVHAFYYAWYGNPQFDGKYVHWDHPLLPHWDPKVASGYPTGRHQPPEDIGANFYPALGPYSSRDPSVLEEHMQQLRSAAVGVLAISWYPPSMKDDNGEAIDALVPLILDAADKYKLKVVFHIEPYKGRDDANMHENIKYIVERYGNHPAFYRYKTNTGKFLPLYYIYDSYLQSPDVWAQLLKSDGKYTIRDTPYDGIFIALLVDDRHKKDILTAGFDGLYTYFATNGFTYGSSHHNWRTIKTFCDYNDLVFIPSVGPGYIDTSIRPWNSKNTRNRINGKYYETAFNAAVEARPQIISITSFNEWHEGTQIERAVPKTWGKMTYLDYLPHKPTAYLEITQKWARRFSEEQKKWLE; this is translated from the exons ATGGCACGGTTCAGACGGAAATTTTGTTATGCACTGATCGTTTTAGCCCTGGTTGTATTTATTATAACAATTATTCTAAAGTCTCTGAGCCCTGAAGATAACAGTTTTGGCAGTCAGTTTGCGTTAAGACTTATTCCACCTCCCAGAGAAATGGAAAAAGACACCAAGGTTGCTGTATCCACTATGGCAGCACAAATGATAACAAAGAAGATACCTGCAGAGAAAGCTGGCAGCCTGGAGGACAAAATGCAAGATTTACCTGAGCCTATCTACAATGTGCATGCATTTTACTATGCATGGTATGGAAACCCTCAATTTGATGGAAAGTATGTACACTGGGATCATCCACTGTTGCCACACTGGGACCCTAAAGTTGCATCAGGTTATCCCACAGGAAGACACCAGCCACCTGAAGACATCGGAGCAAACTTCTACCCTGCCTTGGGACCATACAGTTCTAGAGACCCCTCTGTTTTGGAAGAACACATGCAACAACTGCGATCAGCTGCTGTTG GTGTGCTTGCAATTTCTTGGTATCCACCTAGTATGAAGGATGACAATGGTGAAGCAATTGATGCCTTGGTGCCTTTGATTTTGGATGCTGCTGACAAATATAAATTGAAG GTTGTTTTTCATATTGAGCCATACAAAGGACGAGATGATGCAAATAtgcatgaaaatattaaatatattgtgGAGAG GTATGGAAACCATCCTGCTTTTTACAGATACAAAACAAACACTGGCAAGTTTCTTCCATTGTACTATATATATGACTCCTACTTACAAAGCCCTGATGTCTGGGCACAGCTGCTGAAGTCGGATGGTAAATACACCATCAGGGACACACCATATGATGGCATCTTCATTGCACTTCTCGTGGATGATAGGCATAAGAAGGACATACTGACTGCTGGCTTTGATGGACTCTACACTTACTTTGCAACCAATGGCTTTACCTATGGTTCTTCACACCACAACTGGAGAACCATTAAAACCTTCTGCGATTATAACGATTTGGTTTTCATACCAAGTGTTGGGCCAGGTTACATCGACACTAGCATTAGGCCTTGGAACTCCAAGAATACAAGGAACCGCATTAACGGGAAATATTACGAGACTGCCTTTAATGCGGCAGTGGAAGCGAGGCCACAGATCATCTCTATAACTTCATTTAACGAATGGCATGAAGGAACACAAATTGAAAGGGCTGTCCCCAAGACATGGGGTAAAATGACATACCTTGACTACCTTCCTCATAAGCCTACAGCTTATTTAGAGATAACGCAGAAGTGGGCTAGAAGATTCAGTGAGGAGCAGAAGAAATGGCTGGAGTAA
- the LOC127455443 gene encoding 4-galactosyl-N-acetylglucosaminide 3-alpha-L-fucosyltransferase 9-like, producing the protein MPSSPTHRILRPLLLGTFLLGCFVTLFLMYIKPSTSWLSGPIESETSTVRVKSLLTNRSDQNQTTILVWLWPFGETYDLNVCSSLFSIDGCFITADRNLYNKSDAVVIHHRDITSDLSNMPPAYRPMLQRWIWMNFESPSHSSQLAGIENLFNLTLNYRQDADIEVPYGLIVAAQREEDFVPPSKNKLICWIVSNWNPDHVRVKYYNELYKHIEVHAYGQAFGEYISDQDYFPTIASCKFYLAFENSIHKDYITEKLYNPLSVGTVPVVLGPPRENYQNFVQGNAFIHVDDFPSPKELADYLLFLDKNEELYLKYFDWHKHFKVKKAYFWAEHTCLACDYVRRHNEYKAINKLDKWYWG; encoded by the coding sequence ATGCCATCTTCACCAACTCACAGAATCCTGCGACCCCTCCTGCTCGGTACCTTTTTACTAGGATGCTTTGTGACTCTGTTTTTAATGTACATCAAGCCATCTACAAGCTGGTTGTCCGGCCCCATTGAGTCCGAAACATCCACAGTGCGAGTGAAAAGCCTCCTTACCAACAGAAGTGACCAGAACCAGACCACAATTCTAGTCTGGCTTTGGCCTTTTGGGGAGACCTATGACCTGAATGTCTGCAGCTCTTTGTTCAGCATCGATGGCTGCTTCATCACCGCCGATCGAAACCTTTACAACAAATCTGACGCCGTCGTCATACATCACAGGGACATCACCAGTGACCTGTCAAACATGCCACCTGCGTATCGCCCTATGCTGCAGAGATGGATCTGGATGAACTTTGAGTCACCATCGCATTCATCTCAGTTAGCTGGTATTGAAAACCTGTTTAATTTAACTCTTAACTATCGGCAGGATGCTGATATAGAAGTGCCTTATGGATTGATTGTCGCTGCCCAAAGAGAGGAGGACTTTGTGCCGCCAAGCAAGAATAAGCTAATTTGTTGGATTGTCAGCAATTGGAACCCGGATCACGTACGAGTGAAATACTACAACGAATTGTACAAACACATTGAGGTTCATGCATATGGGCAAGCGTTTGGTGAGTACATTTCTGACCAAGACTATTTCCCGACAATCGCAAGCTGTAAATTCTACCTGGCATTTGAGAACTCTATCCACAAAGACTATATTACAGAGAAATTGTACAATCCGCTCTCTGTCGGTACGGTACCAGTGGTGCTCGGCCCACCAAGGGAGAACTATCAGAACTTTGTGCAGGGAAATGCTTTCATTCATGTTGATGATTTCCCCTCTCCAAAGGAACTGGCTGATTACCTGCTGTTCCTTGACAAAAATGAGGAGCTTTACCTGAAGTACTTTGACTGGCATAAACACTTTAAGGTGAAAAAGGCTTACTTCTGGGCTGAGCATACGTGTCTTGCTTGTGATTATGTGAGAAGGCACAACGAGTACAAGGCAATTAACAAGCTTGACAAGTGGTATTGGGGTTAA